The window GCCGCCGTCGTCGTCAACGACTTCGGACAGCCCGGCCGGGACGGGTCAGGCGCCGCCTCGGCCGCGCCCGCAGAGGAGGTCGCCGCCGAGATCCGTGCGACGGGCGGCCGGGCGGTCGCACACACCGGTGACGTTGCCGACCACCAACAGGCGCGAGAGCTGGTCGAGTTGGCGATCTCGGAGTTCGGGCGGCTGGACGTCCTCGTCAACAACGCGGGCATCCTGCGCGACCGGATGGTCTTCTCGATGTCCGAGGACGAGTGGGATTCCGTGATCCGGGTCCATCTGAAGGGCCACTTCAACACCACCCACTTCGCGTCCGCGCACTGGCGGGCACGGTCCAAGGCGGCGGACGCGCCGGTGTACGGGCGGATCGTGAACACCTCCTCGGAGGCGTTCCTCGCGGGCTCCGCGGGGCAGCCCAACTACGCGGCCGCCAAAGGCGGGATCGTGGGACTGACGACCTCGTCGGCGCTCGCGCTCGCCAAGTACGGCGTCACGGCGAACGTGATCTGCCCTCGGGCCCGGACCCGGATGACGGCGGACGTCTTCGCGGGCTTCCAGGAACCGGGCGGCCAGGAGACCGAGGGGCGGCTCGACCCGCTCGCTCCCGAGCATGTCGCCCCGCTCGTCGGCTACTTGGCCTCACCGGCGGCCGCCCACGTCAACGGTCAGCTCCTCGTCGTGCACGGGGGGATGGTCGCCGCCGTCGAACGGCCGCGTGTGGCGGCGAAGTTCGACACCAAGCAGGACGCCTTCACCTTTGAGGAACTGGACGCGCTGCTCACGCCCCACTTCGCGGACCGGCCGGCGGGGGAGACGTTCGCGGCGGCGGAAGTACTGGGTCTGCGGCACGAGTGACCGTGACGTACCCATGACGTACCCAGGTCGGTCCCTGAGGCGCTCCCCGGACAGTCCCGGACGGGCATCCGGGCACGACCGCGAAGGCCGCGACCCACGCGGAACGGCCCCGCCCGACGAGATGTCGGGCGGGGCCGCTTCACGGTGCGGACCTGCGGTGTGGTCAGGCCGCCGTGTCGCTCTGCTCGGCCGGCCTGCGGTGCCGCCCGCGGGGGGTCGCCCCGTCCTCCTGGGCGGAAACCGGTCCCCGGTGCCGACCTTGGCCACCGTCGGCGGTGGCCTGCGCCAACGCCCCCCGCGGGTCGGTGTCCGTCATCTCCATGGTGCTCGTGTCGCTCATGTGTGATTCACCCCGTCAACAAGATCCTTCTTTACAGCGCGGGCGAGTCTAACGGGCGGATGTGACCGGCCTGAGGGGTGGTTGGGGCTACTCGGTGGTCACTTTGGGAGGGGTGAGAGACGGGGTGGTCCCGGCGGTCGTCCGGAGCGTGCGGAAGGCCGGCGGCGCCTCGGTACTGACCTGCTCGACGCACAGGGGTTTCACCGACTCGAAGCCCTCGGGGCGAAGCCCTCCGGGGACCGCCGGGCGAACGCCTGTGGGTGCCGCCGGAGGCATGCTCATGGGCGCTGCCGGCAGGCTGATTCCGGCGACAGCCGGAAACGACGGGCGAATGCTTTCGCCGGACGCCGGGGCGGGGGCGGCGCGTTCTGCTGCCGCGGCGGCGGTGCCGCGCGTCGCCGGAACACTCTCTCCCGGCAGGGCGGCGGTGGCTTGTGCCGCCGGGACGGGGTGCCCCACCGCGCCGACGGTACTTTGCGCCGCAGGAACTGTCCTTACGGCCTCCGCACTGGCGCTTCCTGCCCGGACAGCCGTGCTGACCGCCCCGGCGAGGGTGTCTTGCGCCGCCGGAGCAGAAAGGTCCGTCGCCGGGGCGGAACGGTCCGTCGCCGCGACGGAACGGTTTTCCACGGCGCCTCCCACAGCCCCGGCGCTTCCCACAGCCCCGGCGCCTGCCGCCTGCGTGCCCACCCGGCGCGCGTCCTGCGTGCTCGTCCGGCCCGCTCCTTGGCTGCTCGCCTGGTCCGCCCTCTGCATGCCCACCGGGGCCGCCCCTTGGACGCTCCCCCCGCCGGGCCCCCTTCCGGCAAGCCCTCCCGCCGCCTCGTCGGGTGCCCGGCCCTTCGAAGCCGCTTCCGCCAACCGCCGTCCCGCGAAGGCGTTCGCGACCGTCCGGCCCGTCAGTGGGGCCTGCTGAAGCGGTACCGGCCGGGCCACGACAGGCTCCGGGGGACCCGTGACCGACGGCCCCCGCGGCGCTTCCCCCGGCGCCTCGGCCGTGCGGTCCGGGTCCCCCGGGCCCGCGTCCCCCGCCCCCGTGGGTGCTTCCATCCGTGACACGCCGCACGGCACCGTCCCCGTCGCGTACGGCAGTTGAAGCACCCCGTCCTTGGTCCACCGACCGGCCCCCGTCAACCATCCCTCGGGTGGGGCGAGTTGGTGGACATGCCGCTCGGTCGGACGCCATACGCCGAGCCAGCTGCCCGAGGCGCCGTCGATCCGCAGCGCGACCCCGCAGCTCTCCGGCGTCAGCACCAGGCCCGGCTGGATCGCGAACGGCGTGACCGCGCATCCGGCCAGGTGGAGACACTCGGGGAACCGGACCGGGAGCGTGCTCCCCAGCACGCCCCAGCCGAGCCGCTCCTGCCCGGGTGAGGGCGCGTCCGAGCGGATCAGGAGCAGCCCGCTGTCGGCGTCCGCGAGCAGCAGCCGGTCGTTGCTCTTCTCGGAGATCTGCAGCAGCGGCGACAGCTCGCCCCCGCGCTCCAGGTCGGCCACCACCGTCTTGGTGCGGCCGTCCAACTCCCGGTCCAGCGCCAGCAGTCGGTCCCCGCCGCCCAGCCACACCCCGCCCGAGCAGCGGCCCGGAACCTCCGCGAGATGCTCGGGCCCGAAGGCGCCGCCCGCCACGAGCCACACGGCGGTCGAACTGCGGCCCACGGCAAGGGCGTACGCGCGTGTGCCGCCCGGAGCAGGTGGCAGCAGCCGCATCTCCGTTCCCGCTTCGGGGCATTCCACCGCGCCGAGCGGTACCTCGCCCGTCCCGGGGCCGGTCGGGTACAGCAGCGAGAACGCGTGCCGGCCGTCGACGAGCCGGTGGATGAGCACCCGCCCGTCCGCCAGCGGCAGCACCTCCGTGCCGGGCTCCTCCGGCTGGTTGCCGGGCAGCGGCACCGCGTACGGCTCGGGGCCGTCCAGCGTCCAGCGCTCCG of the Streptomyces aurantiacus genome contains:
- a CDS encoding 3-oxoacyl-ACP reductase encodes the protein MSLPLEGRSAVVTGAGRGLGRAEALELARLGAAVVVNDFGQPGRDGSGAASAAPAEEVAAEIRATGGRAVAHTGDVADHQQARELVELAISEFGRLDVLVNNAGILRDRMVFSMSEDEWDSVIRVHLKGHFNTTHFASAHWRARSKAADAPVYGRIVNTSSEAFLAGSAGQPNYAAAKGGIVGLTTSSALALAKYGVTANVICPRARTRMTADVFAGFQEPGGQETEGRLDPLAPEHVAPLVGYLASPAAAHVNGQLLVVHGGMVAAVERPRVAAKFDTKQDAFTFEELDALLTPHFADRPAGETFAAAEVLGLRHE